Proteins encoded within one genomic window of Anastrepha ludens isolate Willacy chromosome 4, idAnaLude1.1, whole genome shotgun sequence:
- the LOC128860502 gene encoding probable E3 ubiquitin-protein ligase makorin-1: MSASATFTPSVGGGGGASALPTIMSSLAVDEGATAVSRAPPNIVVNPAICRYFQRGICRFGSLCRFSHDLSGGEVINNSSVEAESIKPITSSKSCAKTTTESLNGRPSTSRQDWVNAPVFVPKTYRPMHNLGTAADDVTNDGAVGICSEYLDIHKSWADVVGGGNEAQRMTLAEGADAEAMSEMVCPYEGPCPYGAYCSYGIHMELCKMCDQLCLHPSDQTQRRKHNQECLQQHEQAMEWSFAIARSKDKTCGICFDTIMEKAGREKRFGILPNCNHIFCLECIRKWRQAKQFEHKITRSCPECRVSSDFVCPSAFWVETKEEKDKLLNDYRLALGVKDCKYFKKGDGKCPFGNKCFYKHALPNGELVDVGCPKRARKLHRGSNDFIDLLDIYLWEFVEQRDYHWLDFLSGTSDDSDDTDVADD; encoded by the exons ATGAGTGCCTCAGCTACTTTTACTCCATCAGTTGGAGGAGGTGGTGGCGCTTCTGCGCTACCAACCATAATGTCTAGCCTTGCCGTCGATGAGGGTGCAACCGCAGTGTCTAGGGCACCACCAAACATTGTAGTGAATCCGGCTATTTGTCGTTACTTTCAACGTGGTATatgtcgttttgggagtttatgcCGCTTTTCTCACGATCTTTCCGGTGGTGAGGTCATCAACAATAGCAGCGTTGAAGCTGAATCAATTAAGCCTATCACATCTTCAAAAAGTTGCGCTAAAACTACAACGGAATCTTTGAACGGCCGACCAAGTACAAGTCGGCAAGATTGGGTAAATGCGCCAGTATTTGTACCCAAAACTTATCGACCAATGCACAACTTAGGAACAGCTGCCGATGATGTGACAAACGATGGTGCGGTTGGTATATGCTCAGAATATCTCGACATTCATAAATCATGGGCCGATGTAGTTGGTGGAGGTAACGAAGCACAACGTATGACCCTCGCTGAAGGAGCCGATGCTGAAGCCATGTCAGAAATGGTATGTCCATATGAGGGTCCTTGCCCTTACGGTGCCTATTGTTCATACGGCATACACATGGAACTTTGTAAAATGTGCGATCAATTATGTTTACATCCGAGCGATCAAACGCAACGTCGGAAGCATAATCAAGAATGTCTTCAGCAACATGAACAAGCTATGGAATGGTCATTTGCTATTGCTCGTTCTAAAGATAAGACATGTGGTATTTGCTTTGATACCATAATGGAGAAGGCAGGACGAGAGAAGCGATTCGGCATATTGCCTAATTGTAATCATATTTTCTGCCTGGAATGCATCCGCAAGTGGCGACAAGCAAAACAGTTCGAGCACAAGATTACGCG CTCGTGTCCTGAGTGTCGTGTATCTTCAGATTTTGTTTGCCCCAGTGCCTTTTGGGTGGAAACTAAGGAAGAGAAAGATAAGCTACTAAACGATTATCGATTAGCGCTTGGTGTGAAAGACtgcaaatactttaaaaaa GGTGACGGCAAGTGTCCATTTGGAAACAAATGTTTCTATAAACATGCTCTCCCCAATGGCGAATTAGTCGATGTGGGCTGTCCTAAACGAGCGCGCAAACTACATCGAGGCTCAAATGATTTCATTGATCTGTTGGAT ATTTACTTATGGGAGTTTGTCGAGCAACGGGACTACCATTGGCTTGATTTTCTCTCGGGCACAAGCGATGATAGTGATGATACTGATGTCGCCGATGATTAa